A single Phoenix dactylifera cultivar Barhee BC4 chromosome 1, palm_55x_up_171113_PBpolish2nd_filt_p, whole genome shotgun sequence DNA region contains:
- the LOC113463163 gene encoding transcription factor HEC3-like — MDNITNNTSNSSSWDLEMNMGNYLLFDHAPFELVQPIDQLQAHVPSPSFPSDQMEIQRQAGGGEYEEERLGAMKEMMYKIAAMQPVDIDPSTIKKPRRRNVWISDDPQSIAARHRRERIGERIRILRQLVPGGTKMDTASMLDEAIHYVKFLKRQVQELQSPHMAQVFTGHPASSMGWPVRPDPHASSSSSSSSMGAPPGLGFGFDGTADHQIHGGCRGN, encoded by the coding sequence ATGGATAATATCACAAACAATACTAGCAATAGCAGCTCTTGGGATCTTGAGATGAATATGGGGAACTATTTGCTTTTTGATCATGCTCCCTTTGAATTGGTCCAGCCCATAGACCAACTTCAAGCTCATGTCCCTTCTCCTAGCTTCCCTAGCGACCAAATGGAAATCCAAAGGCAGGCAGGAGGAGGAGAGTATGAAGAGGAAAGGTTGGGAGCGATGAAGGAGATGATGTACAAGATTGCAGCCATGCAGCCGGTGGACATCGATCCCTCGACGATCAAGAAGCCCAGGCGGCGGAATGTTTGGATCAGCGATGACCCGCAGAGCATCGCCGCCCGTCACCGGAGGGAGAGGATCGGTGAGAGGATCAGGATCCTCCGGCAGCTGGTCCCCGGGGGCACAAAGATGGACACTGCATCGATGCTTGACGAGGCCATTCATTACGTCAAGTTCCTCAAGAGGCAGGTGCAAGAGCTCCAATCCCCGCATATGGCACAAGTTTTCACAGGACACCCGGCCAGCTCCATGGGCTGGCCTGTGAGGCCGGATCCTCATGCctcatcttcctcctcctcctcctccatggGAGCTCCTCCTGGATTAGGGTTTGGTTTCGATGGGACTGCTGACCACCAGATTCACGGAGGTTGTAGAGGTAATTAG